One stretch of Candidatus Nitrosotenuis cloacae DNA includes these proteins:
- a CDS encoding 50S ribosomal protein L15e — MLTPQDQTWLKHWQQNSPEIRKTAIEWRKQPAFNRIDKPSRIQRARRLGYKAKQGIVVIRTRVGTGGMRRQRPVAGRRPKHLGVTRIKADVNMQQVAEKRTQEKYKNLKLLGSYFLYKDGFHYWFEVILADKAHPRISKDKELRKRVIPA, encoded by the coding sequence ATGCTTACACCACAAGACCAAACATGGCTAAAGCACTGGCAACAAAACTCACCAGAAATAAGAAAAACGGCAATAGAGTGGAGAAAACAGCCAGCCTTTAATCGAATTGACAAGCCTAGCCGAATCCAAAGAGCAAGACGACTTGGATACAAGGCAAAGCAGGGCATCGTAGTGATCAGAACCCGTGTTGGTACCGGTGGTATGAGACGACAAAGACCAGTTGCAGGCAGAAGACCAAAGCACCTTGGTGTAACTCGAATCAAGGCAGACGTTAACATGCAGCAGGTAGCAGAGAAAAGAACCCAGGAAAAATACAAGAATCTGAAATTGCTTGGCTCGTACTTTTTGTACAAGGATGGATTTCATTATTGGTTTGAAGTTATCTTGGCAGACAAGGCACACCCAAGAATCTCAAAAGACAAAGAACTCCGCAAAAGAGTAATTCCTGCATAA
- a CDS encoding peroxiredoxin family protein produces MSVQIGQKAPNFGTSKWVQGMPTNFDQEKDHIVLVEVFQVNCPGCFLYGIPEAINIYNKYKDQGVRVLGIATAFEDFDKNTVENLELLAKTGETVGETKKALAMYGKSSDGKIPYKIPFPLAMDNLEKTAGKPSQGKVMEFIKSQLPDFDSQPEDYKKQIIARVEQYMLSKAYSAETFDKFQLRGTPSTILVDRKGILRDVSFGQSGHIEGMIEDLLNEG; encoded by the coding sequence ATGTCAGTGCAGATAGGCCAAAAGGCGCCAAACTTTGGAACATCAAAATGGGTACAGGGAATGCCCACAAACTTTGATCAGGAAAAAGACCACATCGTACTAGTTGAGGTCTTTCAGGTTAATTGTCCGGGATGCTTTTTGTATGGAATTCCAGAGGCAATCAACATCTACAACAAGTACAAGGATCAGGGCGTGCGGGTTTTGGGAATCGCAACCGCATTTGAGGATTTTGATAAAAACACTGTAGAGAATTTAGAATTATTGGCAAAGACTGGCGAGACAGTCGGTGAGACAAAAAAGGCACTTGCAATGTATGGTAAAAGCTCAGACGGAAAAATTCCATATAAAATTCCATTCCCACTGGCAATGGACAATTTGGAGAAAACTGCAGGCAAGCCATCGCAGGGAAAAGTAATGGAGTTTATCAAAAGCCAGCTGCCAGACTTTGACTCACAGCCAGAAGACTACAAAAAGCAAATCATTGCAAGAGTGGAACAATACATGCTATCAAAGGCATATTCTGCAGAGACATTTGACAAGTTTCAGCTTAGAGGCACACCATCAACCATTCTAGTAGATAGAAAGGGAATCTTGCGCGATGTATCGTTTGGCCAGTCAGGCCACATCGAAGGCATGATTGAAGATCTGCTAAATGAAGGCTAG
- a CDS encoding HEAT repeat domain-containing protein, with product MSIVPEKRLALFAEMEDRYEKKDVDYFVGLLNNEDYVIRTRATCILVDFGGEDKIPYIAKVLKHDDNELVRHEAAFSLGQMGYRSSIPHLEDATSNDPSMFVRHEAAIALGVVGAKEAIPTLTKALDDPSEPVVESAIVALSNLQFMEKLSKNEKFAKLTGG from the coding sequence ATGAGCATAGTTCCAGAAAAAAGACTTGCCCTTTTTGCAGAAATGGAGGACAGGTACGAAAAAAAGGATGTTGATTATTTTGTCGGATTGTTAAACAACGAAGACTATGTCATTAGAACCAGAGCAACATGCATACTGGTTGACTTTGGCGGCGAGGACAAGATTCCATATATCGCAAAGGTCCTAAAACACGATGACAACGAGCTGGTCCGACACGAGGCAGCATTTTCATTGGGGCAAATGGGTTATAGAAGCTCAATTCCTCACCTGGAAGACGCCACTAGTAATGATCCTAGCATGTTTGTTAGACACGAGGCCGCAATTGCGTTAGGTGTTGTTGGCGCAAAAGAGGCAATCCCTACATTGACCAAAGCACTAGATGATCCAAGTGAGCCTGTAGTGGAATCTGCAATTGTGGCGCTATCGAATCTGCAGTTCATGGAAAAGCTATCAAAGAACGAAAAATTTGCTAAACTAACTGGCGGCTAG
- a CDS encoding AAA family ATPase produces MITSIELGNFISHSETKLDFEDGVTVFVGHNGAGKSSIIDAITFGLFGEHTRKSNKSLIRRGTSQAYVKVRFSARNRKYEVTRKIDAKGTLAAQFVEIQGDQELVKAAGERRQFGESTTHEIETTLGLDFQKLKIASIVQQGELNSIIKAKPKEFKELLNAIIGIDKLDLASENLKVAQKNFRQTIYKKFGYDDTHIPLLTVEMQEKRQEIKESEPHLAELQNKKQTKAKEVEALQHQVDTDSAKESILKQIEDRKSEFTKYVRDAIISIQKNITEKERKIRDCQDCFEMANKKDELEYTMHTIKTEIEGTRKKITEHETKKAILNEHAEMAKKLQLQDGKCPVCDSHVDKLNPVFQVEHLKLEQENLKSQIKSLEEKRQQTAKIESEISEQVKKATAAKATLDAHSIQNKDQISALISEVASQKAQIQKIPLTIATSGGLLEASEIDSHAKTLYEKIESLQKDIVGFVPSEFLKTKSQLETTKNELSKIDQEYGAITQKITQASQRIEKINTILVELNHVKEYLTKLDEIQDNIYNRDGPVATSLRSWALSTISGKASDYLAMLNTKIHRITLAEKTRDISITCYSKNTIIDIDSLSGGEQVSVALSLRLGMTHLLGSSNLNFVILDEPTTHLDSERRKSLVRVLSQLSDISNGNAGPLQFIIITHDAEIFEDSSVEKIYQFESSQDGTKVALL; encoded by the coding sequence ATGATCACCTCAATTGAGCTTGGTAATTTCATTTCCCACTCTGAGACAAAGCTGGACTTTGAGGACGGTGTCACTGTCTTTGTTGGGCATAATGGGGCCGGAAAATCAAGTATCATTGATGCAATAACATTTGGTCTTTTTGGGGAGCACACCAGAAAATCAAACAAGAGCCTGATTCGGCGTGGGACAAGTCAGGCATACGTCAAGGTCAGATTCTCTGCCAGGAACCGAAAATACGAAGTTACCCGAAAAATAGACGCAAAAGGCACGCTTGCAGCCCAATTTGTAGAGATTCAGGGAGACCAAGAACTAGTAAAGGCCGCCGGTGAGCGCAGACAGTTTGGGGAATCAACCACTCATGAAATAGAGACAACACTTGGCCTTGACTTTCAGAAACTCAAGATAGCATCAATTGTCCAGCAGGGCGAGCTTAATTCCATCATAAAGGCAAAGCCAAAGGAGTTCAAAGAGCTACTAAACGCAATAATTGGAATCGACAAGCTTGATTTGGCATCAGAGAACCTCAAAGTTGCCCAGAAAAATTTCAGACAGACAATTTACAAAAAATTCGGATATGATGATACCCATATTCCACTTCTTACAGTAGAGATGCAAGAGAAAAGACAAGAGATCAAAGAATCAGAACCACATCTGGCAGAATTACAAAACAAAAAACAGACCAAAGCAAAAGAGGTAGAAGCACTACAACATCAAGTAGATACAGATTCCGCCAAGGAATCCATCCTAAAGCAAATAGAGGATCGCAAATCAGAATTTACAAAATATGTAAGAGATGCAATCATTTCAATTCAGAAAAACATAACTGAAAAAGAGCGCAAAATACGTGATTGTCAGGACTGCTTTGAGATGGCAAACAAAAAAGACGAACTAGAATACACCATGCATACAATAAAAACCGAAATTGAAGGGACTCGCAAAAAGATAACTGAACATGAGACAAAAAAGGCAATTCTAAACGAACATGCAGAGATGGCAAAAAAACTCCAGCTCCAAGATGGTAAATGTCCGGTTTGTGACTCGCATGTGGACAAGTTAAATCCAGTCTTTCAAGTAGAGCACCTCAAACTAGAGCAAGAAAATCTAAAATCACAAATCAAGTCCCTGGAAGAAAAAAGACAGCAGACAGCAAAGATTGAATCAGAAATATCAGAACAGGTCAAAAAGGCAACTGCTGCCAAGGCAACACTTGATGCGCATTCCATACAAAACAAAGATCAGATCAGTGCCCTAATTTCGGAAGTAGCATCGCAAAAGGCACAAATCCAAAAGATACCCCTCACAATAGCCACGTCTGGCGGACTACTCGAGGCATCAGAGATCGACTCGCATGCAAAGACATTATACGAAAAAATAGAATCGCTCCAAAAAGACATAGTCGGATTTGTCCCCTCAGAGTTTCTCAAAACAAAATCACAACTAGAGACAACAAAAAATGAGCTAAGCAAAATAGACCAAGAATATGGTGCAATCACGCAAAAAATTACCCAGGCTTCTCAAAGAATTGAAAAAATAAACACCATTCTAGTTGAGCTAAACCACGTCAAGGAATATCTGACAAAACTGGACGAAATTCAAGATAATATCTACAATCGCGACGGTCCTGTTGCGACCAGCCTAAGGTCGTGGGCCCTATCCACCATATCCGGTAAAGCATCAGATTACCTTGCAATGCTAAACACAAAGATTCATCGAATAACACTAGCTGAGAAGACTCGCGACATTTCCATTACATGTTATTCAAAGAACACCATAATTGACATTGACTCGCTATCTGGCGGCGAGCAAGTTAGTGTTGCATTGTCATTGCGTTTAGGCATGACACATTTGCTTGGATCATCAAATCTCAATTTTGTCATATTGGATGAGCCAACTACACACCTAGACAGCGAGAGAAGAAAGTCCTTGGTGCGAGTATTATCTCAATTATCTGACATATCAAATGGAAATGCAGGCCCTCTACAGTTTATCATAATAACGCATGATGCTGAAATATTTGAGGATTCGTCGGTTGAAAAAATCTACCAGTTTGAGTCAAGCCAAGACGGAACCAAGGTTGCCTTGCTCTAG
- a CDS encoding DNA repair exonuclease, whose product MIFSHISDTHLGLTQYGLQEREDDVYLVFNESIDTSIKDHVDFVIFAGDIFHVPNPSGTAILQMANALKRLKQNNVESFFVLGEHDISRIRSSPIPYVYHNLGFSKYVGQGTPIIHKGVLIAGFDKIRRGEMSKFYDKFSEIDKIAASHQGHKILVMHQGISEINQFAGELSSTDLPKNFTYYAMGHLHDKFLKQFSHLGGPVAYPGSIEMTTSEGIKETQKGFYEVDISTSEARPSWIKLDTRPQLSDRVEFENLNESITKTIAKITGYSKKPIIEIKIHGNNIDSDIIQSQITRLAPHTLHYTWKITQVEDSGGSVLLERPSSIDDELFRLAINYLGTQENATFAIQELLPLLSTNKIKEAEQAILEEFERFRSKK is encoded by the coding sequence ATGATCTTCTCACACATCTCTGATACTCACTTGGGCCTAACGCAGTATGGCCTACAAGAACGAGAGGACGATGTGTATTTGGTGTTCAACGAGTCCATTGACACATCCATCAAAGACCATGTTGATTTTGTGATTTTTGCAGGTGATATCTTTCATGTCCCAAACCCATCAGGCACTGCCATCCTACAGATGGCAAATGCACTAAAACGACTAAAACAAAACAACGTCGAGTCGTTTTTTGTTCTAGGCGAGCATGACATATCCAGGATTCGCTCATCCCCAATTCCATACGTGTACCACAACCTAGGATTCTCAAAATATGTTGGCCAAGGCACACCAATCATACACAAAGGTGTACTGATTGCAGGGTTTGATAAGATCAGGCGCGGCGAGATGTCCAAGTTTTATGATAAATTCTCGGAGATTGATAAAATTGCTGCAAGCCACCAAGGCCACAAAATACTGGTAATGCACCAGGGAATCTCTGAGATAAACCAGTTTGCAGGGGAATTATCATCAACGGATCTGCCAAAGAACTTTACATATTATGCGATGGGCCATCTCCACGACAAATTCCTAAAACAGTTCTCTCATTTGGGCGGACCAGTCGCATATCCAGGATCCATAGAAATGACAACAAGTGAAGGAATCAAGGAGACGCAGAAAGGATTCTACGAAGTTGATATATCAACATCAGAGGCAAGGCCAAGCTGGATAAAGCTAGACACACGGCCACAACTCTCAGACAGAGTAGAGTTTGAAAACCTAAATGAATCCATTACAAAAACAATTGCAAAGATTACAGGGTATTCAAAAAAGCCAATCATTGAGATAAAAATTCATGGCAACAACATTGATTCAGATATCATTCAATCACAAATTACACGACTAGCTCCACACACCCTACACTATACCTGGAAGATAACACAGGTAGAGGATTCAGGAGGTTCTGTTCTATTAGAGCGACCATCAAGTATTGACGATGAATTATTCAGACTGGCAATCAATTATTTGGGAACACAGGAAAATGCGACATTTGCAATCCAGGAACTATTACCATTACTATCCACAAACAAGATCAAAGAGGCAGAGCAGGCAATACTGGAAGAATTTGAGCGATTCAGGAGCAAGAAATGA